The region CGACCACGCCGCGCCCAGGCAACGCATTGTCCTGTCTGTACtaatatgtatatttttaataATCTAGGTGTAAGATTACGATCAAATTGGCTGTGGAATATGCATATTATCCACCATCGCCGCATCCGCTTTCTAAGCTATGAAAAACTTTTTACATGGCCAAACTTTTCTCAGGTGGTATCTCAAACTTCTGGCATTCAAATTTTGGAACCTGAATCTCGATTACAAAGGATAGGAAGAAAAATCAGTCAAAAACGAACCAGGCGCAATTTTAATCATATAAAAATCACAAAGACAAAGGATTGTTTTAAGTGTTGGTTCTTCGCCAACAGACAGTCTTCTTCATATCTCTACTAGGAGCTGGAAATCGTCAGCGTTCCATAGCAATATTAAAAATTGGAAAAGcaaataaacttgtagtgtggcGTCGAATTCGAACAACATGGACATTTCCTTTCGGAAACTCTACACTTACATGTATCCGCCAGAATATGGACGGTACAAAAAAGTCCGAGTCACGAATGGAACTATTAAAGACCCCATCTAGCCGTGagtgtaggaattgtgccggctgccgaagcctgtcacacttctctggggcaatgattaataactcacacatgaaatgaaatgatactggagaatatTGCTGGAATTAAAAACGACagtgaaaatcggagtacccggaaaaaaactctgtcccgtctccgctttgtccagcacaaatatcaaatGCAGTGtccgatttgaaccacggaacccagcggggagaggaCGGCGctctgccgcatgagccacggaggataGGTTCAGACGATAAAAACGCAGTGACAAATACCCGAGTTTCTACACCCCCTACAGGGTATCATACTAATAATCAATAATTACCTACAACCACAGCGAGTAGATTGCGCGATTCGGACTGTTAAATAACATGCTTGAGAGGATGGATTCGTCCCCACGATCCACGGCCCTGccactatcgtcgccataagacttggcTGAGTCGGAGCGACGCAAAACGAATAGCAAAAACCAAAACATAAAACACCTTGAACTATAAAACGTGCATGATTATAGTATTCTGGGAAATAGTATAAAGACAATTATAAACGTTCGTTGGATAAACTCGCAAAACAATGAATTTTCTTTAAACCTTCCGTTACTTATGCAAATATTTTAACATCAAGAGCAGGGCGTGAGAATGAGTCCTAATACCATACGTAAGACCGGTCAAAAATTAGACCCCTGAGGAACGTCAATTTGAACATAGCAATAACAACTAATCAGACAACCATGGAAATATTAAATCGTATTATGAATACTATCACTTGACATTTGACGCTGCCGGAATGAGTGGCTccggcggttgaggcgctggccttctgaccccaacttggcaggttccatcctggctcagttcggtggttgctctaatacgtcagcctcgtgtgcgtagatttactggcacgtaaaagaattcctgcgggaataaatcacgaaaaccgtaaaagtagttagtgggacgtaaagcaattattattattattattattattattattattattgagcagcctggccgaggcggtaaaggcgtgctcggttttaTGGTCCGAATCGCACAATCTACTCGCTGTGGTTCAAGGTAATTATTGATTATTAATATGATACCCTGTAGGGGGTGTAGaaatccggaaggacgtgggttcgattccccgtcagaaagtcgtaaaatttaagaaacgagatttccacttccggaggtacgcATGGCACTGATGTTCATTCAGCCTACatccaaaatgagtaccagattaattcctgggggcaaaggcatccgggcgtagagctaaccactctaccccatcaagtgtcaaggttacggatggtggaagcctttaccttccacccctccagggacctccatggcctgtacggagatgactttgctattattattattattattattattattattattattattattattattattacatttgatgCTACAAATTATTCTCTATGGCAGTGTATTCTGAAAGTTTTTATAGCGGTTCAACGTCACACTAATTCATACGTTAACGGCAACGGTGAGATGGGAAGGTACAGGACAAGCAAGTAACCGACAGTGAAGTTCTTAAGGTACAACTCTAAGATTTGGCTGACGTAAAAACGGGAATCCGCAGAAAATAATCTTCAGAACGGCCCATACCACGCCTAGGCATTATGATCTACATTCAGACATATGCACTCAGTGTCGAAGTTAATATGTCTGTATTCCGGCACGACTTTTAAAACAACAGTAAAGCAGTATGTTCGAAGTTATTTCTCAGATATTAGTCTATTCCATAAGAGAAATGCACAGCCTCACTCACCAGAGAATTTTGTTATAACCTGAATGAGTGAGATAACGAACATTTCTTCAAAACGACCATACTCCGGTGACGGGAGAGGGAGAAGGGTAGGACGCAATGTCCCCACTTTCAAGAGCAAGGCGGTGGTCAGCGAGTACAGTATATAAGGTGAGAGTGGACCAGTAATTGGCACAGTCACATCACTGCACAGTTATGGCTCTCCTCAAGGTAACTATGCATACAATCTGTCTCGCCAGCCAGCCtgacattatttttaatttttttcttttaatataacATACGTATTAAAATTATCTTAAATCAACGCTCATATTAACAACTAAATCGTTATTAACCCGTTGAGGACAAGACATTTTTAAGACAGCTCTGTTTGGAAAGACCAGCAGAGTTCCAGAAAGTATAGTCTCTGTCACACCATCTGAAAAGAATTTCTCTGCGTTATGTATCCATATATttgatttcattaaaaatattttaatattctttCTCTGAAATTCGAAGGAAAATTAAATTTAGGAGGACAAATAACTTATAAGATTTGTTATTAATTAAAAATAGCGTACAGGTAGTAGTGTCCAAAAAATCCCAAATTAATTTTGGCGATCAAATATCTGCATTGTATATTTCTTGCAACCAAATGCAGTTGATTTGAAACGATGACGCAGGGGAATTTTCCACGGTTTAGCTTTGCTATTGTGTGTTGATGTTCAGCAAGCGAGGCCATCAGTGTTATCCAATGACGGTATCATCAATCGCTCGCATAAGATTCAAGGAACGTGTATTTTAGTTCCCAACACCGCTCTTCAACGCTATGCATGTGAACTAAAACATGCTCCGAATGACACGTTCGCACTAATATAGTCTCCTAAATGTGCTGCGTGCCAGAGAGGAGAGCACTTGAAGGTAATATCGGTCCCTGTAGCATACTTCTAACAGACTATTTGGTGCACCTAATCACATGTGTAGAGCAGAGGATTGTTGTCCTTAAACCCCTGTGCATTATGCAAACGTTCAGACAAAATATTAGCGCACGATAAACAGATTCGATAAAGGAGACAGTAATGGTCTCATGTTGGAACCTTGAGGAACTTCTATAGAAAATTCAAATTATAACTGACCTTCCATCTAGAGTAGATATTGGGAAGGTTGAGAGAATACTATGCACAACACTTAGTAAGAAATTTCACGGTGCTGGAGTGAACGACAGCCCCACGTGCTCAAAGCAGAGACTCGTAGAATTTACTTGCTTATACTCCCGATCAAATTTTCTCCCATCAGAACAGAGCAATTACtcctattccaaattatattcCTTTGGTTTAATCAAAATAACCCTCTATGTCTTAATGAAGGTCAAAATAGTAAATATTCTCTTTTTTACAGGTCCTGTCCCTCGCCGCCCTCGTGGCCGTCGCTAACGCTGGAATCCTCGGCGCCCCCGCCGTCTATGCCCCCGGCGCTCCTCTGGCCGCCCGTGCCTACGCCGCTCCCGCCTACGCTCACGCTCCCGTAGCCTACGCTGCTGCCCCCGCCTACGCTAAGGTTGCCGCCCCCGTCGCCGTTGACACCGACTACGACCCCAACCCAAGCTACAGCTACGCCTACGATGTCCAGGACGCTCTGACCGGAGACTCCAAGGGACAGCAGGAGAGCCGTCAAGGAGATGTTGTCCAGGGTAGCTACAGCCTGGTCGAGCCTGACGGCACCACCCGTACCGTAGAATACACCGCTGACCCCGTCAACGGATTCAACGCCGTCGTACACAGAGGACCCGCTGCCGTCGCCAAGGTCGCCGCTCCCGTCGCCTACGCCGCTGCCCCCGCCATCGCTAAGGTCGCTGCCCCCGTCGCCTACGCTCACCCTGCTGCCTACGCCGCCCCCGCTTACGGATACGGCAAGGCCCTCATCGGTTAAATACTGACGACATAATTTACACAAACCAACCATTTCATTCATGTTGTAAAATATTTCATCTACACCGCAAATAAACTATATGTATTAAATTTCTGACTATTCAATATTAGAACTATTAATCCTCACTTCCACTACCCTTTAACTTTATCAACGTCTGACATACACCCAATGCTATAAGTATAAAATATATGAGATGTAATTTAGAAGGATGCATTCCCATTGTTTATAACGACATCAAGATCCATAAAACAGTCGATCACATACGATCTTAGAGTAAAATGAAAAGCTTCCACTGAGCTTCATACCAGCTTTAAGCAGGATGAAAAAATCAAATCCATTGCCTGCTGATGTTCCTCTCTTGTAATTACTTCTTGTTGTCATGTATACACTGAGCGAGTGTAAATTCGAAATAAGCAGGCAGCCTTCCATGCATCAATAAGCCCTACACCGTTCAGACAGGAGTATTTCCACACATAGGTAAACCATCTTACGTATACAGAAAAATAGGAGTAGAATTATAATAACTCCGTCCAGAATATACCTTAACATCCACTAAACTCTGAGAATTATGAGGTAAGTAAAACGTACTCAAGAAATGTGGTGTatatcccctgtgatgattcggcTCAGAAACCctttgccctccacagaataccgttgaaaaaatgccagtgacgattggaaatgttgtcccttgtgaacatcggtgagcagacgtgggacccatctttgacactgTTTACGAAATctaggtgctggtgaacaatggagaacacactcccatacgaaatgttcagcatgctggcaatttcttGCAGTGCCATGCACCGGTTTTCTCTAATGATCGCAACAACATgatcaacatttgcaacggtactggaagCTGAGGGCCTGCcatcgcgatattcgtccgtgagatccgcgcgtccggcgtcaaattgcttacaccactttacaatacatGAGCGAGAAACTGCACACATTCACCGTATACAGCAGTTATTTCACGGTGAATGTCCGTCCAATTGAACCATTTATCCCACAGAAATCTGATCGTCGGACGCACCTCCAATTTCGAGTGAACATCCAGTTAACGGGCCATTGAGCCTAggccgctctgcacacacaacacgatggGATATCACACCGACGTTCCTATCGGaagtgtcagcagttactgtagttTGCTCCGcaatggccacggtcacgacacacagcatgCTCTCGCGACGAGCAAGTGTAACGTTTTGATtggccctcgtactactacgtccTGGGgatgtccagtcatgatggtggcttcaataatattcggcatcacttCCTTGACTGACAGTCGTGTTCCTTTGCAGAGAGGACGACGATTCATATTCCTCCAAGAAGCTGGAGGGCaatccaggtgactccaagttgttcaaaagctctgtcgtgtagtcgaCGACGTCATCTGTATTACATGCCGTGTCGATAGACTGGTAAATtcgtagaacaccgggtaattatcgtaaaatttgcctggtgtaaaaatgggaaactacagaagaccatcttcacggctgccgccaatggggttcgaacccaccatctaccgaatgcaagctcacagctgcgcgttacTTACTGCACGGGCAACTCACTCGGTAGAAGACAACACCAAACATTTATTGAACTAAGTCACAAACCAACACATGTCTGTTAAATCTCACAGTggttttattttcaaaaatttagCGTGGGATACCACGATATcccatctaaaaaaaaaaaacaagattacaaGTTTGTTTCTATATGCTTTTAGAAAATTTACAAGCGTGGTGACAAGACTCCCACTCTTTTGCTATGTGTTTTACGTCGTGacacacacagacaggtcttatagcaacgGCGGGATAGGATAAGGCTGGAAATGGGAGAAGAAAGACCCTTTCCTTAAAtacgccaggtgtgaaaatggttaaccacggaataacatctgcagaactgatgacagaggggttcgaacccaatacctcccAACGCCCGGTAACGCCTATATGGTGGGATCGTACAGCCCACTAAATCACTTTCGTCTGCTCATATTCGGTATCAACTTTAATCCATagtccttgtaataataataataataataataataataataataataataataataataataataataataacatacaaataaaataatctacataaataaagttgtacgggttccgctgtctgtaatttcgtttgttttgccaacttttcagatatttatccgttttaggtaaactctagaccgaatctgtggtttttatttttcgtgcctgattgttccaccatcacggcgaaacggctgaatagatctcaaccaaacgtcacacttagagtatacccatcccggggaaggttttgatatgcatatgatttaaagatcgttgaacagacgggggtttataaggaAAACGAgaacaattttcttccattttctcttatactattgattttctgtaaaatctgtggactgtatgtcaaacgtctcttcattataaacaacttttgttatgttcataatttagcttacttttcaaaagacggagaaaattactattttctacgggtataatgctctgcattgagtgaccgacaacgaacccacaggttaccatggcaatgtgtctgactgcttgccagcagggaggtaacgtattgccattttcttcattattagtgtaaattcgtggttgttccttgcgtagaaagcaagggagacgtcaatcggccattgtgcgggatattggcggaatatcgttggaggttataaccgtactcgaatagcttaagtaataacactacaAGTCATCTTATTCGTGTACCTAACAATCCCTgagcctaaatttcttctctgttaccgctttcttacatCCGTAACTCAAACCTTCATAATTTATAGAGGGACATTTGactttccaatacatccacttggtatttacatatttctcctatccggttgtcctcagatataatcctattttctaataatttcaactttcttaactgtaatactttcttccttaattactccatgtGCGGGCGAGTGCTAATGCTGAAACCTGGtaacttttctttgaggaaaaattccaagctatacaaatatataattttcgGCTCCGGAAAGTATCGAAATACGGAgccaattttaatgacggtacagacttCCGTTACGGGATTAttggtggttaaacggtaagtcgtatcgcaaaacagatagcacaatcccctttctatttggagagatcaactTTGATTTAATGACTTACTGTCCTGTCTCGactgttgatacgttagatagcacttcatttctcgattataatcaaatctttcggaCTCTATTGTGATTTGCAGTAGGAAATGTGACcttccattatcctcaaaacttcctcaATGGCTACCTTACACGAGAAACAACGTATTCTgaccttcctgttttgtttctaggatagcgctaagagagtCGTGCAATTTGATTTAATCccactcactgcctttacagtaatttacggaggaatccgtatacaacgtagaataccgtagcgaagcagggtacatttgctagtaatactTACTACTTACTTACCAGGTTGGCCACAGAAACCGTAGTCGGTTTTTGGCCTCGCCAATTAGCCTCCTCCACCTTTTTCGATCCGTGTATTCTTCTTCGGTTAGTTCCATTCTGCTCATATCCTCTCTGATCCCATCTacccatctcaatcgtggtcttccCTTTGGTCTTGACcttcgatgaccttcgatgttaggccccttaaaacaacaagcatcatcatcatcatcatcgtcatcatcatcgtcatcatcatcacctttgGTCTTTTGCCTCTGATGTTTTCTTCCACCACCTGCCTGGTTATCATACTTTCTCGACTCATTACGTGTCCATATCACTTCATCCTCCTCTCTTTAATCACTGCCACAATGTCTAACTATTTGTACAATTCCTGAAGTTCTAGGTTTTTCCTTTTCCTCTATTTCCCCCTGTCCTTCACTGGTCCAAAAATCTGTCTCAGCACAGCATTCTCAAATATCATaagttttctttctgtcttttgggTCAGAGTCCAGGTCTCTGCTCCGTATAGGACCACGGGTTGTATTACAGTCCAGTACATCCTTATCTTCGTGTGTCTCGATAGAAGCCGGGGCTGAGCAGCGTTCTGACTGCAAACCTTGACCTGTTTCCTGCTTGAATTCTAGCCATTATTTCTTGGTCTATCTCATTCCTCTCAGTGAGTACTGCCAAGATATTTAAATGTTCTTACTCTTTCAAAGATTTCTCCATCCACATCTAAgggtttgttattgttttctctgCTCACTACAAGGTATTTGGTCTTTTCCATATTCATCTTTAAGCCCACACTAATTGCTCCTTCCCTTAAAACTCTTGTCATTTTAATAAGATCTTGCTCATTCTGTGCTATCAAGACTACATCATCCGCGTATGCCAGGGTATTGATTCTTCTACCCAGTTTAATTCCTGTCTCTAGGTTTGTTACTTTCCTCAGAGCTTTTTCTAGTATCAGGTTAAACAGAAGGGGGGAGAGGCAGTCTCCCTGTCACACTCCAGTCCTCACTTCGAACTTCTCCGACCTCTGTCCATTCAGTTGCACTGAGCATGTTGCTTCTTGTATACATCCTTGTGTTACATTTATTCGTTTCCTGGGAACTTGTGCCCTTTCCAGTTCCTGCCATATTGTTTGCCTGttcacactatcatatgctttttggaAGTCCACAAATAGACAGTGTGCATCTCTGCGAAATTCCCAACTCTTTGATAATACTTGCCCTATAATATGCAGCTGGTCAATGGTTGATTTCCCTTTCTGAACCCTGCTTGCTGGAATCCAAGTACTTCCTCGACGTATGGTGTTAATCGTTTTACTAGTAACATGCTCAAGATTTGATATGCTGCTAAGGTGATTCCTCTGTAATTGCTGCAACTCATTGGGTCTCCTTTCTTAAATATCGGGCAGATGACAGACTGTTTCCATTCTGCCGGATTTCTTTCTTTCCTCCAAATTACACATATCAGGTGGTGCATTCTGTCTTGTAAGAATCTCATCCCTCTTTCACCATCTCTGCAAGTATTCCATCTGTTCCTGGTGCCTTCCCTTCCTTCAGCATCTTTAcgatttcttctacttcttccctGCTAGGCTATTCATTCTCCCCTGTTTGTATTGTCGCTCTATTTT is a window of Anabrus simplex isolate iqAnaSimp1 chromosome 13, ASM4041472v1, whole genome shotgun sequence DNA encoding:
- the LOC137502880 gene encoding cuticle protein 21-like, yielding MALLKVLSLAALVAVANAGILGAPAVYAPGAPLAARAYAAPAYAHAPVAYAAAPAYAKVAAPVAVDTDYDPNPSYSYAYDVQDALTGDSKGQQESRQGDVVQGSYSLVEPDGTTRTVEYTADPVNGFNAVVHRGPAAVAKVAAPVAYAAAPAIAKVAAPVAYAHPAAYAAPAYGYGKALIG